The nucleotide sequence TAACGGCTGTTAATACAGCTAGCTTCGCTGTATCTAAAGATGGATTATGGGCACTGATTTCCCGCATTTTGTCGTCCACTAATGAAGCAACAAGACGCATATGGACCGATGATTCTGTTCCTACCATTTTATATGTATTACCATATATTTCTACGGAAATGCGATTCTTTTCTTGCTCAGCCAAAATAATCCCTCCAGAAAAAATAAGTGAACAGTAACGAATAAACTTTTTTCGTTTTTTGCCCAATAAAAAGATTGAAAGCAAACCTGATTGATTCTATTATATAACGATGCCATTTTCCTATTGTACATCATAACATTTCCAATTTCACTATCGCAACACCATGTCCCGAATGTTCCTGTGAAAGAAGCATACATATGTAAGTTCCCCTTTTTTATTCAAAAAGCTATACTCATAGTAATACATTGTTTTGAAAGGATCGATTATGACAAATATCGTTTTACTTTGCAGTGCTGAACAACAGCAATCAATTCAACATTTCTATAAAGACGCTCTCATTGAACGAAAGGCTCCTGGCGTTATTTTTGCGGTAAAACTTGCCGATACGGCCATCACTGCATATAAATCTGGAAAAGTAATGTTTCAAGGGGCTGGTGCAGAACGTGAAGCAGCACGCTGGGGGCAAGCAGGTGCTCCAACGGCTAGAATTGCCTCCACGAAAGGTGATACACTCCCAGACAATTTTGCAACATTATCCGTTTTAGGTTCAGATGAAACCGGAACAGGCGATTACTTTGGCCCTGTAACTGTTGCTGCTGTCTATGTTCCCGCAGATAAAATAGCGCTCGTCCAGGAACTTGGTGTGAAGGATTCGAAACAGTTGACTGATGATTATATGCGTCAAATTGCTCCAGATCTAATGAAGGTTTGTGTTCACAGTATCTTGACGCTGCGCAATGATAAATACAATGCAATTCAGGCACGCGGGTACTCGCAGGGGAAAATAAAAGCGTTGCTGCACAATCAGGCATTAAAGCATGTATTGACAAAAATAGCACCGGAAACCCCGCAATATATTTTAATCGACCAATTTGCAGAGCGCGGAATTTACTATAATCACATTAAGAATGAAAAAGAAATTGTCCGTCAAAATGTTCTGTTCTCGACTAAAGCCGAAAATCTGCATGTAGCTGTTGCTACCGCCTCGATTTTAGCACGTTATGCATTTCTTAAAGAAATGGATCGTCTTGCAAAAGTGACAGGGTTCCCTCTTCAAAAAGGAGCGAGCGGCAAAGTAGATGAAATGGCCGCTAAAATTTGGTTGAAGCATGGCGAAGAGACACTTCGTTCTATGACGAAATGGCATTTTGCCAATACTGAAAAAGCACGCAAACTTCTGCAAAAGAGAAAATAGAAAAGGAGCTGCCGCCATTATTGGCACAGCTCCTATCTTATTTTTCCATTACTGCAAAATAATTTTCCTCATCATCGGCAAAGTTGAACACTTTCCCGAAAGGCATCTTCATGAACTCCCCAACCGTAATTCCCTTTGCTTTAAAATCTTCATACAGTTCCTCTAAATTTTTTGCATAAAACATTAATGAAGGCGTAGATAAATTCAATTCAGGAGACATTTCTTCTATTTTCTTTTTATCATGCAATACAATGCTTGTTTGCGCTTCATCCTTTGGTGCAACCGTAATAATTCGCATGCCGTTATTGATGTCGGAAACTACAGTAAATCCTAATTTTTCAGTCCAAAACTTTTTTGATTGTTCCTGATCTTCTACATACAACATGACTTGCCCTAATTGTTCAATCATTTTTCGAACTCCTTTTTAAACGCGTACTTTAACCAAGTATAACAAATAAAAAAAACGGTAGGAGATAAAATCTCCCGCCGTTTCATTATTTTATTTTTTTTCTGGTACATTTCCCATAAAGTCTTCACGTTTCGTTACGTCTACACGCTTAATAAATATCGCTAAAATTAAAGCTACGACTGTAATACCTGCTGCTACGAAGAAACTGAACGTAATCCCGTCAAGCATTGCCTGTTGCATTACTTGTGCTTGGGCTTGTGCAATTTGCTCAGCAGTCGGTTGTACTGCAGATGAAGCATTCGCTTGCATATCCGCTGCAATTTCAGCTGCACGTGTTTTTGTGTGTGAGTTGAAAATTGTAACTAAAACAGCTGTACCAATTGCCCCTGCTACTTGCTGAGCTGTATTGTTCATAGCTGTACCATGCGGATTTAAACGGTTTGGCAAAGCATTTAAACCGTTTGTCATAATCGGCATCATAACCATAGAAATACCGAACATACGAATTGTATATAAAGAAATAATAAATAAATAAGTTGAATCAACTTCCAAATAACCTAATCCGATTGTCGCTAATGTAGTAATTGCTAATCCGACAACCGCTAAAATGCGCGGTCCAAAACGGTCGAATAATTTCCCTGTAATTGGCGACATAATCCCCATTACAATTGCACCTGGCAACATCATTAATCCTGCTTCAAACGGTTCAATTCCGCGAACATTCTGCACATAGGCAGGTGTTAAAATCATCCCTGAGAACATTGCTACAGATAATACCATTGATACGACAGAAGCTAATGCGTAAGAAGGATATGTGTAAATACGTAAATCTAGTAAAGGCTGCTCTAAACGGAATTGGCGAATGATAAACCATGCTAAACCAATTGCTCCAGCAGCGATCGTACCCCAAACTTCAACCGCTGACCAGCCTGCTGAACTTGCTGTACTGAAACCATATAATAATCCACCAAAACCGATTGTCGACAATACGACAGATAGCATATCAATTTTAGCATCACGATTTGGCAATACATCTTCCAGTTTCCAAACTGCCAGTAAAAGTGATAAAACGGCAATTGGAAGAATCATTTTGAACAGAACGCTCCAGTCATAATGTTCAACAATCCATCCAGATAAAGTCGGTCCGATTGCTGGTGCCAATACCATAACTAACCCGAACATCCCCATCGCCTGCCCGCGTTTTTCAACCGGGAAGCTGATAAGCATAACATTCATTAAAACCGGTGCCATCGTTGCTGCACCAGCTGCCTGAATCATACGACCTGCCAATAAAAATTCGAAGCTAGGCGCAAATGAGGCCAATGCTGTACCAATAACGAAAATCGTCATTGATATAATGAATAAAGGTCGTGTTCTGAATTTTGTAATTAAGTACGCCGAAGCAGGAACCAATACCCCACTTACAAGCATATAGCCTGTCGCTAGCCATTGTACTGTTGAATAATCTTCAATATCAAAAGCAGTCATAATAGACGGTAAAGCTACGTTTAATAATGTGTTATTTAAAAATGCTACAAACGCCCCAACAAATAATACGGCTATCATTAAATACGGGGGTTTTTTAAATGTTTTTACATCTTGTGTCTGTTCCATAATTTTATTTCCCTTCCTCAATCTTTCAATCTTCCTATTTCTGTACTCGAACTATTTTATACTCAGAGTCCAATAAATTCAACAATTTTATACTCGCAGTCTAAAAACATTGCGAATACACGTTTTAAACAGTAGAATGAGAGTACAATTCAGATTAAATAGCACAAAATTTTTCTCGATTTTATTACTTTATAGGTATAGTAAATCGTTTTAATTGATATGGAGGAAGTTCATGAATCAACGAAAAAGACAGGTGCTTGATAGTGCATTACAGCTTTTTATCGAAAAAGGCTTTCATGAAACATCAATACAGGACATTTTAGACAAAGCGCTTATTTCAAAAGGGACATTTTATAATTATTTCTCATCTAAAGTGGAATGTTTTAAATCAATTATGGAACAGACTAGATACGAAGCGAGCTTATTACGCCATGAGATGCTGCTAAATCAAGATATTACCGATGAAAACTTATTATTGGAACAAATTCTCGTTCTTATGCAAATTAATAAAAAGCAAAACTTAGTATCCTTGTTCGAAAATATCTTTCAATCGAATGACAAGGAGCTCCGTCGATTATTGGAACGCTATCGCCTATTGGAAATCGAGTGGGTATCCAATCGTTTCATAGATATTTTCGGTGAGGAAGTCCGCCCTTATTCTCTTGAGATCGCCATTTTATATTTTGCGATGGTTCACCATTTAACCTATTCCCTCCGTCTCTTTTACAGTGAAATAACCGACCAGAAGAAAATATTGCAAATTGCATTACGTAACGTTAAAGCAATTTATCCTATTATGTTGGAAAATGGTGAAATCCTCATTACACAGGATGCACTTCAGCTAGTCGAAGAGAAAAAAATTTATCAGTCGATTACAAAGAGTGATTTAATTGAAAAGGTCCAAGGCTTCCTTGATCAGTTAAAATTGGATACTGACAATGAGGTTGGGGTACAATTCACTGAAAGTATTCTAGATGAACTGCATCGTAATGAATTACGTCTTGCTGTTATTGAAACTTTGCTTAAGCCTTTCCGTGAAGCTTTTACAAACACACCGCATGCCGGAGAAAATGTCGAACTTGCAAATTTATTATGGTACTTTATCAAAAACGGGGATCAGAAGTAATACACGCATCTGATTCCCTCACCAATAAAAAAAGTCGTATTGAACGTGATCTGTTCAATACGGCTTTTTATTAGTTATTGCTCGTTGAGATGTGCACTTTCAATTGCTTGCCCTTAATCGGCGTTGTTTTCATCGCTTTTAACACGAGATTGCCTTTACCATTTAGAATTTCCACGAATGTAGACGTATCCAGAATTGTAATAATGCCGATATCTGCCGCGGTCATACCCGGAATTTTTGCAATCGTTCCGACAAAATCAACAGCACGCAGCTTTTTCTTCTTACCGCCGTTAAAATAGAGTTTCGTAATGTTGGCATCGACTTTGGCATTCTTTTGTTTTTTCTTTTGTGGTCGGCTTTGCATCTTTTTGTCAAACGCCTCAGCCTTTGCTTCTACTTCTTCATGTGTCGGCAAGTCCATCTTCGGAATCGTAAATCCGATCAGTTCTTCAATTCCCGCCAAAAAGTCATGTTCAAACGGGGTCACAAAAGTAACAGCCTTCCCTTCCTTGCCGGCACGTCCTGTTCGGCCAGTACGATGTACATACGCTTCCTTTTCCATCGGCAAATCATAGTTAATTACTAACGATATGTTCTCGATATCAATACCGCGCGCCGCAACATCTGTTGCCACTAAATAGCGGAAGTCTCCTCGCTTATAATCATTCATGACAAGTAGACGAGTTGACTGATCCATACCGCCATGCAACTTATCGACACTGTACTCTCGATCATATAAATAATCGTGCAAGGCATCGACACGATCTTTCGTACGACAGAAAATAATGCACGTATCCGGATTTTCCACAACAGCAATTTTTTCGACAGCAGCTGTTTTTCCCTCGTCCTGTACTTCAATAACAGCATGTTCAATTTTTGGTGCAGCCTCTTCCGAATGGACTTCGATATCGATCGGTTCTTTTAAATAATTGGATGCCAGTTTTTTTATCGTTTCCGGTACTGTCGCTGAAAACAGCATCATTACTTCACGATGTTCCACATGAGCCAATATCGCCTCAACTTGCTCGATAAAGCCCATGTTTAGCATTTCGTCTGCTTCATCAAGGACAACATAGCGAATTTTATCAAGCTTTAATGTCCCCTTTTCGATATGGTCAAGTACGCGTCCCGGTGTACCAACTGCAATATGTGTTTTTTGCTTTAATTCGTCCTGCTGATAACGGAACGGCTGTTTTCCGTATAATGCGGTAGCTTTAATACGTTTGTAACGTCCAATATTGGTAAACTCTTCTTTTACTTGGACAGCCAATTCACGTGTTGGTGTTAATACTAGTGCTTGTGGCTTGTTTTCGATCCAATCGATGTTTTCGCAAATCGGAATCGCAAATGCAGCAGTTTTTCCGCTTCCTGTTTGTGCTTTAACAATTAGATCATGTTCTTTTAATGCATGGGGCAACACTTTTTGCTGAACTTCGGTCGGTGTGCTGTAATCCAAATCTTTAAGCGCATGTTGTAGTTCAGGTGATAATGGATAGTCGTTAAAATTATTTGTCATATTTATTCCTCATTTTCTTCTATTAATGAATGATTCCCGGATCAACAATAGCGATAAATTTTCTCGTTGCTTTTGAAAGTGAAACATTTTTTAAATGGACAATTCCTAAATTACGCTTAGGAATTGGCTGTTGGAGCTCAATTTCATATAAAAGCCCTTTATCCAAGTAATCGGTCGCAAACTCCTTTGTTACACTTGCGACACCTAAATTAATTTTTGCAAATTCCAATACTAAATCATGTGAGCCTAATTCGAATTCAGGTGAAATTGTATAGCCCTGTTCTTTTAAATAGTTTTCCACATAATTTCGGGAGTTTGCCTTTTTCTCCAAAAAAATTAACGGCAGCTTCATGAGCATATCGAGGCGAATTGGCTTTTTTGATAAATTTTTATATTTTTGTCCGCACACAAATATATCATGAATTTCCTTACAAGGGATAACTTGAAGCTGTGGATCATGAATCGGCAAGTTACATATGCCTAAATCCGCTTCCCCTGATTTAATAAAAGCTAATATTTCATTCGTTGTACCGTTTAAAACCTTTAGTTTAATGCCAGGATATTTAATATGGAATGCCTCTAAATAAGGCAGTAAAAAGTATCTTGAAATCGTATCCCCAACCCCGATGCGTAATACGCCTGTACGCAGATTTTTAAATTCGGCAATTTTCTCTTCTCCCGCGTCTAAAATGCCAAGAGCAGAATTGACATATTCATGTAACAATTCGCCTTCTTCAGTTAAGGTTACCCCTTTTGGTGTTCTGTTAAATAAGACTGTATCAAGTTCTTTCTCAAGTTTTGAAATAGACTGGCTAACAGCCGGCTGTGTCATATATAAAGCAGTTGCTGCCTTTGAAAAACTTTTACTTCGACTTACTTCATTAAAAATGCGATATGCTTCCAACTTTATTATCATATAACCCTCACTTATATCTGATATTAGAATTATTAATTTTACTTATATCACATGAACAGGTTATAGTAAACATTGTGAGATTACTTATGTTTTGCTTAACATTAAGCAAAAGCAATTAAAATATAACTTACAGCTTTTGAAGGAGAGATTATTTTGGAACGTGTAGTAGGAACGGTTGTACGAGGTCTTCGTGGCCCAATTATTAATGAAGGGGACGATATTGTTCAAATCGTTGTTGATACAGCGTTAAATGCTGCAAAGACAGAAGGCTTTGAAATTGAGAATCGTGATATTGTGACAGTGACTGAATCTGTTGTTGCACGTGCACAAGGTAACTACGCTAAAATTTCAGATATCGCATCTGATGTAAAATCAAAATTCGGTGATGACACTGTAGGTGTGATTTTCCCGATTCTTTCGCGTAACCGCTTCTCTAACATTTTAAAAGGAATTGCAGCAGGTACAAAGAAAATCGTTCTTATGCTAAGCTACCCATCTGATGAAGTGGGCAACCATTTAGTATCATTGGATGAACTTGATGAAAAAGGTATTAACCCATGGACAGATGTGCTGACAGAAGCTGAATTCCGTGGTCATTTCGGTTTTAACAAACATACATTTACAGGTGTGGACTACATCGAATATTATAAAGAATTAATCGTTGAACAAGGTGCAGAAGTTGAAGTCATCTTCTCAAACAATGCAAAAACGATTTTAGATTATACGAAAAGCATTTTAACTTGCGATATTCACTCTCGTTTCCGTACAAAACGTATTTTAAAAGCTGCTGGAGCAGAAAAAGTTTATGGTCTTGACAACATTTTAGCTGAATCTGTAAACGGATCTGGCTCTAACTCTAATTACGGATTACTTGGATCAAACAAATCGACAGAAGATAGCGTGAAATTATTCCCGGACAACTGTCAACCAATCGTTGATGACATCCAAGCGAAAATTTTAGCGGCTACAGGTAAACTTGTAGAAGTAATGATCTACGGTGACGGCGCATTTAAAGATCCAGTAGGTCAAATTTGGGAGCTTGCAGACCCTGTTGTATCACCTGCTTACACTCCAGGTCTCGATGGTACTCCAAACGAAATTAAGTTGAAGTATTTAGCGGACAATGATTTCTCTAACTTGCAAGGTGAAGAACTGAAAGAAGCAATCAAAGAATATATCAACAACAAAGAAGAAGATTTAACTGGTAATATGGCTGCGCAAGGTACAACACCTCGTAAGCTGACAGATTTAATCGGTTCATTATCTGACTTAACTTCTGGTTCAGGCGATAAAGGAACACCAATGATCTACATCCAAGGTTATTTCGATAACTATACAAAATAAAAAACAAAAAGACTCAATTTCCGTCAGCGGAAGTTGAGTCTTTTATTTCGTATTTAAATAGGTAAAAAATAAACGGTGCAAATTCCGAAATTTGCACCGTTACTTATTTAGACTAAGTCTTTTATAGACTGGTTTGATTTACTTCTCAATACCTTCTGTCCATTTGTTTACAACGTCTTGGTTTTCTTCAACCCATTGTTGTGCCGCTTCTTCAGGTTTTGTTCCTGAGTAAATGTTCAGCATGACTTCTTCGATATCTTCTGTTGTCCATTCAAAGGCATCTAAAATTTTGAATGCATCAGGTGACTCCTGTTCCAAGTTTTGACGTACAAATGTGTGAATGCTTTCTTCTCCGCCAAATACACCTTCAGGATCTTCCAAATATTTTAAATCATAGTTTGCAAATTTCCAGTGTGGGCTCCAGCCTGTCACAACGATGTCTTCCTCATTTTTAATCGCTTGTTCTAAAGCTACTGTCATCGCACCTGATGAAGATGGTTGTAATGCCCAAGATTCTAGGTTCGGATATGTTTCAAGTGCTCTTTCAGCAGCCGCAACAACACCTGCACCTGCTTCAATACCTGTAATTGTTGATGCCGCTTCTGTAGATAAATCAGCAATTGATGTTGCTTCCATATAACTTGGTACAACTAAACCGATTTTAGCACCTTGTAAGTTTGGTCCTAAATCTTCTACGTCTGCACCGTATTTTTCATACTGTGAAGCATGTGTAGCAGGTAACCAGCCAGATACCATCGCATCTGCTTCACCTTTAGAAACTGCCTCCCACATGATGGCATTGTCCAATGGTGTAATGTCTACTTTATAGCCGACACTTTCCAGTACTTCTGCCACCACATACGTAGAAGCAACCTCTGAATCCCATTCTACATAGGCTAACTCAATTGAACCTAAATCTTCTGATGATGACGTTTCTTTTTTCTCTGTTGTGTCATCTCCACACGCAGCTAATAATAGCGCAGCGCTCATTGCTGTTGCTGCAGGCATCCATTTCATTTTTTTCATTTTACTTTCCCCCATTTGATTTTTGCTTATTTAAACTTTGTGTTAAACGGTCTACAATAATAGCGAAGATTACTAGACTTATCCCCGCAACAAATCCATTACCGATTTGTGCTCGTTGTAGTGCCGATAATACTTCACGACCTAAACCTGGTGCACCGATCATTGATGCAATAACGACCATCGATAGTGATAATAGTACCGTTTGGTTAATACCGGCCATAATAGTAGATTTTGAAAGTGGCAGTTCTACTTTCACTAATTTTTGAGTGAATGTACTACCATAAGAGTCCGCCGCTTCGATTAAATGAGTCGGAACTTGACGGATACCGAGATTTGTAAAACGTACAGTTGGTGGTAATGCGAAGATAACTGAAGCAAATACACCTGGTACAACACCAATTCCGAAAAATGCTACAGCTGGAATTAAATAAACGAATCCAGGCATTGTTTGCATAAAGTCTAAAATTGGTTTTAAAATTTCTTCCACTACTTTTGATTTCGACATCAGAATGCCGAGTGGTATACCGATTACAATCGCAATTAAACTAGAAAACAGCACGAGTGTAAATGTATTCATAAGCTGATCCCATAAGCCCTGGTTTAATATGAACAGTAAACCAATGATTGAAAAGATGGCTAAGCCAAATTTTTTGCCTGTTGCAAAAAATGCTAACACGGCAATGATTAAAATAAATACATACGGCGGAATAGCTGTTAATGCGGATGTAACAAGATCCATCATATCTTCACCGTTGTTTTGAATGAAACGGAATTGGGCTGAAAATGTGTCTGTTACAATATCCATCAAATCTTCTACTTTTTCAGCTACCGGTAATGGTGTTGCTAAATTTAAAATTTTACTCATTGTCTACACCCCCGTTTTTTTCAGAGGCTAACGACTCTAAAACAACTCCACGGATTAGTACACCGCGCAGTTTTCCCTCTTCGACTACAGCAACCGGTGTCGGAGAATCGGAAATAACCGATAAAATATCCTGTATAACTGTAGATGGTTCAACAATCGGCATATCATTGCGTAAAATTGATTGCAGTGATTTTTCACCGGATTGCGCAAGCTCCAGTGCATCATTTGCAGTAATATAGCCTAAATATTTTCGGGCTTTATCTACTGCCAAGAGGACACTTACTTTGTCTTCTCTCATACGCTGCAACGCAACTTTTGGCCCTTCATGATCAATTTGAATTGTCATTGGACGAATCATTGCATTTTCCGCCGTCAATACTTTCGAACGGTCTACATCTTCCAGGAATGAACGGACATACTCATTTGCAGGGTTAGTCAAAATCTCTTCCCCTGTTCCTACTTGCATGATCTTTCCATCCTTCATAATAGCAATACGATCACCAATACGAAGCGCTTCATTTAAATCATGTGTAATAAAGACAATTGTTTTTTGTAAATTAGCTTGTAACTCCAATAGCTCATCTTGCATCTCTTTACGAATGAGCGGATCAAGAGCAGAAAAAGCTTCATCCATTAATATGATTTCTGTATCATTTGCCAACGCCCGTGCAAGTCCTACACGCTGCTGCATACCACCTGATAATTGTTCTGGATACTGGTCTTTATAGGAGAGCAACCCTGCATTCTGTAAAGCCTTTTCTGCTTTTAATCGTCTTTCCTCTTTCGGAACGCCTCTGACTTCCAGGCCATACTCTGCATTTTGTAAAATGGTACGTTGCGGGAATAATGCGAAGTTTTGAAACACCATGCTCATTTTTTCCCTGCGAACAAGCTGCAGGCTTTTTTTATTGAGCTTTGTAATATTTTGATCATCTATATAAATATCACCACTCGTTGGTTGAATGAGACGATTGAGTAAACGGATTAATGTAGACTTCCCACTTCCTGAAAGCCCCATAATTACGAAAATCTCACCCTCTTCAATTGTCAAACTAGCTTCATATACACCTACAGTAGCATTTGTTTCTTTTAATATCTGTTCTTTGGATTTTTCTTGCTTCACGAGCTTTAATGCCTGTGATGTATTTTTTCCAAATACTTTAGTGACTCGGTCTATTTTAATTTTCCCCATAATCCACTTCCTAATATAATTAATTTCATGCTAGTAACAACTTTATATTTATCTCGAGTTGTTAAAAGCAACAACTTTTATATTAATAGACGTTGTTACTATTGTCAAATAAGAATTGATTTTTTTGCTCCTCTATCTAGAAATAAAGTCCTTTAAACAGAAAAAACTACTCCCGAAATACAATGAAGGAGTAGTTTGTTTTTGTTATAAATTTGACGACCTTTATCTATTCTGATCGAAAGTTGTTACTTTCTAGCTGTAAAAAGTGTTTTACATTCGAATAACATTCTTCTTTACCAATAAAAAATAATGTATCTCCGGCAGAGAGCGTTGCGTATGGACCTGGCGAAACAATTAGCTCATGATCTTTTTTGATGCCAATTATTGTAGCACCCGTTTCCTGCCAGAAATTGATCTCGCCAACATTTTTTGATAGGAATGGACAATTTTCAGTAATATCGATTTGAAAAGGTACAAACGGGTTTATCGATTGATAGCGGCTTGTCCGGTTGACCATTTCTCCTAAGGTATCCTGGAAATGATGCAACTCATCAATTTGGCGTTCAATACTGTCGGTTAATTGTTTTTGTAAATCTCTTATCGATTTAACACCTGTTAACCGTTGAATGTATTTAGCCGCGTTTTCATAGGAAACGATGACAACACCGCTCCCCTTTGTCGCTTCTACTATATTTAGATCCTGCAGAACGGCAATCGCTCGTCTCGCGGTTTCCGATGAAACACTGTATTGAGATGCCAGCGATGAACGGGCATAAATCTTTTCCCCGACAACATATTTTTTTTCAACAATTTTAGCGGCAATATCTTCTGCGATTACTTGATATTTAGGCTGCTTAATTTGGATTTTCTTCTCCATTATTTGCACTCCTTTGTGCTGTGTTCAGTATGCATAAGCAAAATTCCTATATTTATACTATATCGAAATTATATACCTTTTTATAAAAACAACAAATAGTTCGCTGATTTTATACAGTTTCCTTTAATAAACTGAAATAAAATTTAGGTATTATTTTCTGTTAAATACTAACAATAACATTATTATCTTTTTTATTCGAGTTATTTATTATTTTTTCGACAAAACTAACACTTTAGCACTTTAACTCAATAAACTTGTTTATTACTCAGAAAAATGATGATAAAATTTTGATTATTGTAAATTAGAAATAGGTGTAAAAATGGAAAAATTATTTAGAAAAAAAACCAATCAATGACCTTTTACTTAAAAGTGGAAACATGCAGTTACCTAAAACAATGGGTCCTTTTGATTTAATTATGTTAGGTGTCGGTGCCATTGTCGGTACAGGCATTTTCATTTTACCGGGGACGGTCTCTGCGCTTCATGCAGGACCCGGAATTGTCTTCTCCTTTACGATTGCTGCAGTCGTTTGTGCATTAGCAGCACTATGCTATTCTGAATTTTCTTCTACTGTACCCGTTGCAGGTAGTGCCTATTCATATAGCTATATCGTTTTTGGAGAAATCATAGCATGGCTTGTCGGCTGGGCATTATTATTGGAATACGGTCTCGCAACAGCTGCCGTAGCAACAGGCTGGTCAGGTTATTTCGTTTCACTGCTGGAAGGGTTGAGTATCCATTTACCGGTAGCTTTGACAGGAGCATTCAGTCCTGAAAATGGTACTTATATTAACTTGCCTGCGATATGTATTATCTTTGCGATAGGTGCTTTACTGTCATTGGGAATGAAAGAATCGACA is from Solibacillus isronensis and encodes:
- the rnhC gene encoding ribonuclease HIII codes for the protein MTNIVLLCSAEQQQSIQHFYKDALIERKAPGVIFAVKLADTAITAYKSGKVMFQGAGAEREAARWGQAGAPTARIASTKGDTLPDNFATLSVLGSDETGTGDYFGPVTVAAVYVPADKIALVQELGVKDSKQLTDDYMRQIAPDLMKVCVHSILTLRNDKYNAIQARGYSQGKIKALLHNQALKHVLTKIAPETPQYILIDQFAERGIYYNHIKNEKEIVRQNVLFSTKAENLHVAVATASILARYAFLKEMDRLAKVTGFPLQKGASGKVDEMAAKIWLKHGEETLRSMTKWHFANTEKARKLLQKRK
- a CDS encoding VOC family protein, producing MIEQLGQVMLYVEDQEQSKKFWTEKLGFTVVSDINNGMRIITVAPKDEAQTSIVLHDKKKIEEMSPELNLSTPSLMFYAKNLEELYEDFKAKGITVGEFMKMPFGKVFNFADDEENYFAVMEK
- a CDS encoding TetR/AcrR family transcriptional regulator; translated protein: MNQRKRQVLDSALQLFIEKGFHETSIQDILDKALISKGTFYNYFSSKVECFKSIMEQTRYEASLLRHEMLLNQDITDENLLLEQILVLMQINKKQNLVSLFENIFQSNDKELRRLLERYRLLEIEWVSNRFIDIFGEEVRPYSLEIAILYFAMVHHLTYSLRLFYSEITDQKKILQIALRNVKAIYPIMLENGEILITQDALQLVEEKKIYQSITKSDLIEKVQGFLDQLKLDTDNEVGVQFTESILDELHRNELRLAVIETLLKPFREAFTNTPHAGENVELANLLWYFIKNGDQK
- a CDS encoding LysR family transcriptional regulator, coding for MIIKLEAYRIFNEVSRSKSFSKAATALYMTQPAVSQSISKLEKELDTVLFNRTPKGVTLTEEGELLHEYVNSALGILDAGEEKIAEFKNLRTGVLRIGVGDTISRYFLLPYLEAFHIKYPGIKLKVLNGTTNEILAFIKSGEADLGICNLPIHDPQLQVIPCKEIHDIFVCGQKYKNLSKKPIRLDMLMKLPLIFLEKKANSRNYVENYLKEQGYTISPEFELGSHDLVLEFAKINLGVASVTKEFATDYLDKGLLYEIELQQPIPKRNLGIVHLKNVSLSKATRKFIAIVDPGIIH
- the zapA gene encoding cell division protein ZapA, with amino-acid sequence MAEQEKNRISVEIYGNTYKMVGTESSVHMRLVASLVDDKMREISAHNPSLDTAKLAVLTAVNSVHDYLLLKEQFEKLEIQLKHLKG
- a CDS encoding DHA2 family efflux MFS transporter permease subunit yields the protein MEQTQDVKTFKKPPYLMIAVLFVGAFVAFLNNTLLNVALPSIMTAFDIEDYSTVQWLATGYMLVSGVLVPASAYLITKFRTRPLFIISMTIFVIGTALASFAPSFEFLLAGRMIQAAGAATMAPVLMNVMLISFPVEKRGQAMGMFGLVMVLAPAIGPTLSGWIVEHYDWSVLFKMILPIAVLSLLLAVWKLEDVLPNRDAKIDMLSVVLSTIGFGGLLYGFSTASSAGWSAVEVWGTIAAGAIGLAWFIIRQFRLEQPLLDLRIYTYPSYALASVVSMVLSVAMFSGMILTPAYVQNVRGIEPFEAGLMMLPGAIVMGIMSPITGKLFDRFGPRILAVVGLAITTLATIGLGYLEVDSTYLFIISLYTIRMFGISMVMMPIMTNGLNALPNRLNPHGTAMNNTAQQVAGAIGTAVLVTIFNSHTKTRAAEIAADMQANASSAVQPTAEQIAQAQAQVMQQAMLDGITFSFFVAAGITVVALILAIFIKRVDVTKREDFMGNVPEKK
- a CDS encoding coenzyme F420-0:L-glutamate ligase; amino-acid sequence: MERVVGTVVRGLRGPIINEGDDIVQIVVDTALNAAKTEGFEIENRDIVTVTESVVARAQGNYAKISDIASDVKSKFGDDTVGVIFPILSRNRFSNILKGIAAGTKKIVLMLSYPSDEVGNHLVSLDELDEKGINPWTDVLTEAEFRGHFGFNKHTFTGVDYIEYYKELIVEQGAEVEVIFSNNAKTILDYTKSILTCDIHSRFRTKRILKAAGAEKVYGLDNILAESVNGSGSNSNYGLLGSNKSTEDSVKLFPDNCQPIVDDIQAKILAATGKLVEVMIYGDGAFKDPVGQIWELADPVVSPAYTPGLDGTPNEIKLKYLADNDFSNLQGEELKEAIKEYINNKEEDLTGNMAAQGTTPRKLTDLIGSLSDLTSGSGDKGTPMIYIQGYFDNYTK
- a CDS encoding DEAD/DEAH box helicase produces the protein MTNNFNDYPLSPELQHALKDLDYSTPTEVQQKVLPHALKEHDLIVKAQTGSGKTAAFAIPICENIDWIENKPQALVLTPTRELAVQVKEEFTNIGRYKRIKATALYGKQPFRYQQDELKQKTHIAVGTPGRVLDHIEKGTLKLDKIRYVVLDEADEMLNMGFIEQVEAILAHVEHREVMMLFSATVPETIKKLASNYLKEPIDIEVHSEEAAPKIEHAVIEVQDEGKTAAVEKIAVVENPDTCIIFCRTKDRVDALHDYLYDREYSVDKLHGGMDQSTRLLVMNDYKRGDFRYLVATDVAARGIDIENISLVINYDLPMEKEAYVHRTGRTGRAGKEGKAVTFVTPFEHDFLAGIEELIGFTIPKMDLPTHEEVEAKAEAFDKKMQSRPQKKKQKNAKVDANITKLYFNGGKKKKLRAVDFVGTIAKIPGMTAADIGIITILDTSTFVEILNGKGNLVLKAMKTTPIKGKQLKVHISTSNN